The following are encoded in a window of Brevibacillus sp. DP1.3A genomic DNA:
- the metE gene encoding 5-methyltetrahydropteroyltriglutamate--homocysteine S-methyltransferase, translating to MKSSNLGYPRIGKNREWKKALEAFWAGTIDEESLVQQMEQIRHQNLLRQQEKGVELIPVGDFTYYDHMLDMAVMFGMVPKRYEYKGGPVSLATYFAMARGSKEAVASEMTKWFNTNYHYIVPEFGERQPAITENKPLQAYLEAKEKFGIIGKPVIVGPYTFVKLSKGYEKNEFEIVVDQLVPLYIDVLRELELHGVEWVQIDEPAFALDVSELDRAIIKRIYAQIGQALPHLQCMLQTYFEAVDWYEELISLPVKGIALDFVHGAKRNLTNLKTQGFPADKILGAGIIDGRNIWRASIEEKWELIKEISEIVPLEKLWLQPSSSLLHVPVTVEAESDLPEEVMPALAFADEKLGEVQLLVQGFRYGKYVISKEIAQNEADLLKLALSPARNRRGVQNALRQIAAAKLERSVPYLERREIQQNTWKLPLLPTTTIGSFPQTAEVRQARQQFKKGNWTVEQYDAFIQAQIKEWIEIQEELGLDVLVHGEFERTDMVEYFGEKLDGFLFTKNGWVQSYGSRCVKPPIIYGDVEFVAPMTVKESVYAKSLTPKPMKGMLTGPATILNWSFARVDVSRQEVCEQIALALRKEVEALEEAGILMIQVDEPALREGLPLKNEEQAAYLEWAVRAFRLATSTVAPSTQIHTHMCYCEFHDFMDVISELDADVISIETSRSHGELVSVFETGTYDKGIGLGVYDIHSPRIPAVSEMEDMVARGVQVLPPDQFWINPDCGLKTRGREETVQSLRNMVTATKAIRSRLTAQ from the coding sequence ATGAAAAGCAGCAATTTGGGATATCCACGGATCGGGAAGAACCGGGAGTGGAAAAAGGCATTGGAAGCATTTTGGGCAGGCACTATCGATGAGGAAAGCCTGGTACAGCAAATGGAGCAAATCCGTCACCAAAACCTGTTGCGTCAGCAGGAAAAAGGGGTCGAGCTGATCCCTGTGGGTGACTTTACGTACTACGATCACATGCTGGATATGGCTGTGATGTTTGGAATGGTCCCCAAGCGTTATGAATACAAAGGAGGCCCGGTTTCTTTAGCCACATACTTCGCCATGGCTCGCGGTTCGAAGGAAGCTGTCGCCAGCGAAATGACGAAATGGTTTAACACGAACTACCATTATATCGTCCCGGAGTTCGGTGAACGACAACCAGCCATAACCGAGAATAAGCCTCTCCAAGCATATTTGGAGGCCAAGGAAAAGTTTGGCATCATCGGAAAGCCCGTCATTGTAGGCCCGTATACGTTTGTCAAATTGTCCAAAGGATATGAGAAAAACGAATTTGAGATCGTCGTGGATCAACTCGTTCCGCTTTACATAGACGTTCTCCGCGAGTTGGAGCTGCACGGCGTGGAATGGGTGCAAATCGATGAGCCTGCATTTGCACTGGATGTATCGGAGCTTGATCGCGCCATCATCAAACGTATCTATGCGCAAATCGGTCAAGCACTACCACATCTACAGTGCATGCTGCAAACCTATTTTGAAGCGGTGGATTGGTACGAGGAGCTGATTTCCTTACCAGTAAAAGGAATTGCTCTTGATTTTGTACACGGAGCGAAGCGCAATCTGACCAATCTGAAAACACAGGGGTTTCCAGCAGACAAGATTCTCGGAGCGGGAATCATCGACGGTCGAAACATATGGCGTGCGTCCATTGAGGAGAAGTGGGAGCTGATCAAAGAAATTTCCGAGATCGTACCACTCGAAAAGCTGTGGCTGCAGCCGTCCAGTAGTTTGTTGCATGTACCTGTAACGGTTGAAGCAGAGAGCGACTTGCCAGAGGAAGTCATGCCTGCATTGGCGTTTGCCGACGAAAAACTGGGGGAAGTACAGCTCTTAGTCCAAGGATTCCGATATGGTAAGTATGTCATTTCGAAAGAGATCGCCCAAAATGAAGCGGACTTGCTGAAGCTGGCATTATCTCCAGCGAGGAATCGTCGAGGAGTGCAGAATGCTTTACGTCAAATAGCTGCAGCAAAACTTGAAAGAAGTGTTCCTTATCTCGAACGTCGAGAGATTCAACAAAATACGTGGAAGTTGCCACTGTTGCCAACTACTACAATCGGAAGCTTCCCTCAGACGGCGGAGGTTCGCCAAGCCCGACAGCAGTTTAAAAAAGGGAATTGGACAGTGGAACAATACGATGCTTTCATTCAGGCGCAAATCAAGGAATGGATTGAGATACAAGAAGAGCTCGGTCTAGATGTCCTCGTCCATGGTGAGTTCGAACGAACCGATATGGTTGAGTATTTTGGCGAAAAGCTCGATGGCTTTTTGTTCACGAAAAACGGCTGGGTTCAGTCATATGGCTCGCGCTGCGTCAAGCCACCTATTATTTACGGAGATGTGGAGTTTGTAGCACCGATGACGGTCAAAGAAAGTGTGTATGCAAAATCATTGACCCCCAAACCAATGAAGGGCATGTTAACTGGCCCAGCAACCATTCTGAATTGGTCGTTTGCTCGAGTCGATGTCTCCAGACAAGAAGTGTGCGAGCAAATCGCGTTGGCATTGCGAAAAGAAGTAGAAGCCTTGGAAGAAGCAGGGATTCTCATGATTCAAGTCGATGAACCAGCGCTGCGCGAAGGATTGCCGCTCAAAAACGAAGAGCAGGCAGCTTATCTCGAATGGGCTGTCAGAGCGTTTCGTCTAGCGACCTCTACCGTTGCGCCGAGCACACAGATTCATACACATATGTGCTATTGCGAATTCCATGATTTCATGGATGTCATCAGCGAACTCGATGCCGATGTGATTTCGATTGAAACTTCACGCAGCCATGGAGAGCTCGTGTCTGTATTCGAAACAGGTACGTATGACAAAGGCATCGGGCTCGGCGTATACGATATCCATAGTCCCCGAATTCCAGCTGTCTCAGAAATGGAAGATATGGTAGCACGAGGTGTACAAGTACTTCCACCAGATCAATTTTGGATTAACCCGGATTGCGGGCTGAAGACAAGAGGGAGAGAAGAAACCGTTCAGTCATTACGAAACATGGTTACGGCAACGAAGGCGATTCGGAGTCGTTTGACAGCCCAGTAG
- a CDS encoding MarR family winged helix-turn-helix transcriptional regulator yields MIKGNAASLISHIRDAVNKLIISELEKHGVEGIVPSHGDILLCLYKHDNVTMKELAEYIHRTKPTVTVLVNKLVACGYVIREKDVNDNRITYIKLTQRGMELQPIFKAVSNRIREMMYGGLSEAEGELLENLLEKVLQRF; encoded by the coding sequence ATGATAAAAGGAAATGCAGCTTCACTCATTAGCCATATTAGAGATGCAGTCAATAAGCTCATCATTTCTGAGCTTGAGAAGCATGGTGTAGAAGGAATTGTACCTTCGCACGGTGACATTCTGCTTTGTTTGTATAAACATGACAATGTGACCATGAAGGAATTGGCAGAGTACATTCATCGAACGAAACCAACGGTAACTGTCCTCGTCAACAAACTGGTTGCGTGTGGTTATGTAATTCGAGAGAAGGACGTCAACGACAACAGAATCACTTATATTAAGCTCACACAAAGAGGAATGGAACTGCAACCGATTTTTAAAGCGGTATCCAATCGTATCCGGGAAATGATGTACGGTGGATTATCCGAGGCAGAAGGTGAGTTGCTTGAAAACCTTCTGGAGAAGGTGTTACAACGTTTTTAG
- a CDS encoding nitroreductase family protein, with translation MMNFQQLLQARRSVNQFDPNATISRDDLESMIESATLAPSSYNLQHWRFLVIDDKEQKLKLKKAAYHQQKVEDASAAIVILGNLQAHKDAERIADDLTEKGYLPAQYKENVINQIEGLYSNESMQRDEAIRGSSLAAMALMLAAKEKGYGSCPMIGFDPDLVRQEFNIPEHLIPVMMITIGTDLDPEMPRKIRFAVEEVTTYNGF, from the coding sequence ATGATGAATTTTCAACAATTATTGCAAGCTCGTCGTTCTGTGAATCAATTCGATCCAAACGCTACTATTAGCCGTGATGATTTGGAAAGTATGATTGAGAGCGCAACACTCGCGCCGTCTTCTTATAACCTACAACATTGGCGTTTTCTCGTTATCGACGACAAAGAGCAGAAGCTGAAGCTTAAAAAAGCGGCATATCATCAACAAAAAGTAGAAGACGCTTCAGCTGCCATTGTGATATTAGGGAATCTACAAGCGCATAAAGATGCTGAGCGAATTGCTGATGATTTGACCGAAAAAGGTTATCTCCCAGCGCAATATAAAGAGAATGTGATCAATCAAATCGAAGGGCTTTATAGCAACGAATCCATGCAAAGAGATGAAGCGATTCGTGGCAGCTCTTTAGCTGCTATGGCACTCATGCTTGCAGCAAAAGAGAAAGGCTATGGATCTTGCCCGATGATTGGATTTGACCCAGATCTCGTTCGACAAGAATTCAACATTCCCGAGCACTTGATTCCTGTCATGATGATTACGATTGGTACGGATCTGGACCCCGAGATGCCGCGTAAAATCCGTTTCGCCGTTGAAGAAGTCACTACTTATAACGGTTTTTAA
- a CDS encoding SgcJ/EcaC family oxidoreductase, translating into MQANSLTSFNQVRTDNEYEEDHQMSIEAVIKTYESALNANDIDSILALYSSEPVFMPQHAPALIGRDAVRAGYKHVFNTIKLNVRFEIYEIEVTGEWAWARTSSAGRTHILSADVEVEEGNNELFVFRRENDEWKIHRYLFSTNRPLQA; encoded by the coding sequence ATGCAAGCGAACTCATTAACTAGTTTCAACCAGGTACGCACAGACAACGAATACGAGGAGGATCATCAAATGTCAATCGAAGCGGTTATCAAAACTTACGAATCTGCACTTAATGCCAACGATATAGATTCCATTCTTGCTCTTTACAGTAGTGAACCAGTATTCATGCCACAACACGCTCCGGCGCTGATCGGGCGCGACGCAGTGCGCGCTGGGTATAAGCATGTATTTAACACCATCAAGCTCAACGTCCGCTTCGAAATTTATGAAATCGAAGTGACAGGAGAGTGGGCTTGGGCACGCACGAGTTCTGCTGGCCGCACACACATTCTCTCAGCAGATGTCGAGGTTGAGGAAGGAAATAACGAGTTGTTCGTATTCCGTCGTGAAAACGATGAGTGGAAGATCCATCGCTACTTGTTTTCGACTAATCGTCCACTTCAAGCATAA
- a CDS encoding GNAT family N-acetyltransferase: MDIFIRELRAEDDECGSNIDGSFIVDSTLVLQLMGQRIGYTVKERPVRNKSYDDEQLEEDTVEDYSNYIGNPHQIIYLALVNNQVVGQIVLKRNWNKFAYVEDIKVDKQYRGYGLGKKLIEQAKRWTKDGGMTGIMLETQSNNVRACKFYESCGFVIGGFDSYVYRGLDKDSDEIAIYWYLMLD, translated from the coding sequence ATGGATATTTTCATTAGAGAACTGAGGGCTGAGGACGATGAGTGTGGTTCAAACATTGATGGGAGCTTTATCGTAGACTCTACCCTTGTCTTGCAACTAATGGGACAGCGAATCGGATATACGGTGAAGGAGAGACCTGTTAGGAATAAAAGCTACGATGATGAACAGCTTGAAGAAGATACTGTTGAGGATTATTCGAACTATATCGGTAATCCGCATCAAATCATTTATTTAGCGCTCGTAAATAATCAAGTTGTCGGTCAAATTGTTTTGAAAAGAAATTGGAACAAATTTGCCTATGTGGAAGATATCAAAGTTGATAAGCAATATAGAGGATACGGTCTCGGTAAAAAACTAATCGAACAGGCTAAACGCTGGACGAAGGATGGCGGTATGACAGGAATCATGCTAGAGACACAAAGTAATAATGTCCGCGCATGTAAATTCTACGAAAGTTGCGGCTTTGTCATCGGAGGTTTCGATTCCTACGTCTACAGAGGTCTAGATAAAGATAGTGATGAGATAGCAATTTATTGGTATCTCATGCTTGATTAA
- a CDS encoding DinB family protein — protein MEKLIEEYSQDYELLREAVEGLSEEELRFQPAPDKWSIHQILIHVTDSEILATHRLRKVLAEEEPLLLSFDQEAWPDNLEYERLDREQHMLLFQMLRVSMLPLLKNLTPEQLVRVGQYPDGARYTFKELLELRVQHVRNHLAQIERVKQAFSEDRV, from the coding sequence ATGGAAAAGTTGATCGAGGAGTACAGCCAAGACTATGAGCTGCTGCGAGAAGCCGTTGAAGGATTGTCTGAGGAGGAGCTGCGTTTCCAACCTGCACCGGACAAATGGAGCATCCACCAGATTCTTATTCATGTAACAGATTCCGAGATCTTAGCGACACATCGGCTGAGAAAAGTCTTGGCGGAGGAAGAACCGCTGCTACTATCTTTTGATCAGGAAGCCTGGCCGGATAACCTAGAATACGAACGGTTGGACCGCGAGCAGCATATGCTCCTGTTCCAAATGCTACGGGTCAGCATGCTGCCACTTCTGAAAAATCTGACTCCCGAGCAACTTGTACGGGTCGGGCAATATCCCGATGGAGCGAGGTACACGTTCAAAGAGCTGCTGGAATTGCGCGTCCAGCATGTCCGTAACCACCTCGCCCAGATTGAGCGGGTAAAGCAGGCATTTTCGGAGGATAGGGTATAA
- a CDS encoding acyl-CoA thioesterase: MRGVTPQMMTEARPIQQSRTFLTDLVFPPDTNHHHTIFGGKVMAYVDKIACIAAMRHCRKPVVTASSDSFDFLAPIKTGEAINLEAYVTWTHKTSMEVFVRVEAENLLTGEKRMTARAYLTMIALDDQGKPTLVPNVIPATEEERNQYEKAKERHALRKRRKAEL, from the coding sequence ATGAGAGGAGTCACACCACAAATGATGACAGAAGCACGACCGATCCAACAATCGAGAACCTTTTTGACTGATCTTGTCTTTCCACCGGATACGAATCACCACCATACCATTTTCGGTGGGAAAGTCATGGCATATGTAGACAAGATCGCCTGCATCGCAGCCATGCGCCATTGCCGCAAACCTGTTGTCACTGCGTCCAGCGATTCCTTCGATTTTCTCGCGCCAATCAAGACTGGAGAAGCGATCAACCTGGAGGCTTATGTCACCTGGACTCATAAGACATCGATGGAAGTATTTGTGAGAGTGGAAGCGGAGAACTTGTTGACAGGGGAAAAGCGCATGACAGCACGCGCGTATCTGACGATGATTGCCCTCGACGATCAAGGAAAGCCGACGCTTGTCCCGAATGTCATTCCTGCCACAGAGGAAGAACGCAATCAGTATGAAAAAGCAAAGGAACGACATGCATTACGAAAAAGGCGGAAAGCAGAGTTGTAA